The following proteins are co-located in the Desulfoscipio sp. XC116 genome:
- a CDS encoding thiolase family protein, protein MKENLLKQKNRNDIVVISAARTPFGKFGGSLKNTDIYDLGAIAMKETLIRAGLEPDQIDEVWWGIGDTTNCKDPYTPVVARQSMLKAGIPPEKPSCTFDKACVSAMSAANYGSRSIKLDEAGMVLVGGATSFSTVPYLARNLRWSGVRIGGLNLEDPIFPLGYKDYAPVAVDSGNLAVEYNVSREEQDDFAFESHMKYGKAYQEQFFKAEMMPLELQDKDKKGNIISGKTLEIDEQYRPDISREALAKLKPIFGNPTCTAGNSPGMNDGAAALILTKRENAEKLGCEPICTIMTMSTIALQPRIMPVSPAFAIKKCLDKLNLTINELDLIEINEAFACVPLISAKLLASRKFAAESYADMVKLVSSQPLLDTDKDMYRSIKKKLNVNGGAIAIGHPNTSSGARLIMTMAYELKRRGGGIGACAICGGLTQGDACIIEV, encoded by the coding sequence ATGAAGGAAAATCTACTTAAGCAAAAAAACCGTAACGATATAGTTGTTATTAGCGCTGCCAGAACGCCCTTTGGCAAGTTTGGAGGCTCTTTAAAAAATACCGACATCTATGATTTAGGCGCTATCGCAATGAAAGAGACGCTAATCAGGGCCGGTTTGGAACCGGATCAAATTGACGAAGTATGGTGGGGCATAGGTGATACAACAAATTGTAAAGACCCATATACGCCTGTGGTGGCAAGACAGTCCATGTTAAAGGCGGGCATTCCCCCGGAGAAACCATCATGTACTTTTGATAAAGCCTGTGTTTCAGCTATGTCGGCCGCCAATTATGGTTCCAGGAGCATCAAGCTGGATGAAGCCGGCATGGTCCTGGTGGGCGGAGCCACAAGCTTTAGCACTGTTCCGTATTTAGCCAGAAACCTTAGATGGTCCGGAGTCCGAATTGGCGGACTGAATTTGGAAGATCCAATCTTCCCGCTTGGTTATAAAGATTATGCCCCGGTTGCGGTAGACTCCGGGAATCTGGCAGTGGAATATAATGTGTCCAGGGAAGAACAGGATGACTTTGCTTTTGAAAGTCATATGAAGTACGGTAAGGCATACCAAGAACAGTTTTTTAAAGCTGAAATGATGCCCTTGGAATTACAGGACAAGGATAAGAAGGGTAATATTATTTCCGGAAAAACACTGGAGATTGATGAACAATATCGCCCTGATATATCAAGGGAAGCACTTGCCAAACTAAAACCTATATTCGGCAACCCCACCTGTACCGCAGGCAACTCTCCCGGTATGAATGACGGTGCTGCCGCTTTGATACTGACAAAGAGAGAAAACGCGGAGAAATTAGGCTGTGAGCCCATCTGTACTATTATGACGATGTCTACGATCGCTCTCCAACCGAGAATAATGCCTGTTTCACCTGCTTTTGCAATTAAGAAATGCCTGGATAAATTAAATTTAACGATTAATGAATTGGATTTGATTGAGATAAATGAAGCATTTGCTTGTGTGCCATTGATCTCCGCCAAACTTTTAGCCAGCCGAAAATTTGCTGCGGAAAGCTATGCCGATATGGTTAAATTGGTATCATCCCAGCCTTTATTAGATACGGATAAGGATATGTACCGATCGATAAAGAAAAAATTAAATGTAAATGGCGGGGCCATTGCCATTGGCCACCCTAATACATCCAGTGGCGCACGTTTAATCATGACCATGGCCTATGAGTTGAAAAGGCGGGGTGGCGGTATAGGGGCGTGTGCTATTTGCGGAGGTCTGACCCAGGGGGACGCATGCATTATTGAAGTATAA
- a CDS encoding response regulator transcription factor: protein MGELIRILLVEDDESLSRGISFKLSKEGFTVLAAGSLVEARELYSKNTIDLMVLDVALPDGDGFQFCREIRRQSEVFIVFLTACDQEVDIVMGYDMGADDYISKPFSLSVLVLKINAVLRRGKALKGHEMLVSKEIILYLSTMRLFKNEQEIYLTKTEMKLFRYLTQNPQQIISKEQFLDELWDIDGDFINENTLQVHIRRLREKIEASPSKPQYIKTIRGAGYIWAERCVYQ, encoded by the coding sequence ATGGGAGAATTAATCAGGATCCTGTTGGTGGAAGATGATGAGTCTTTAAGCCGGGGGATAAGTTTTAAATTAAGCAAGGAAGGTTTCACGGTTCTGGCAGCCGGATCACTCGTGGAAGCAAGAGAATTATATAGTAAAAATACTATTGACCTTATGGTGTTGGATGTTGCTTTACCGGATGGAGACGGTTTTCAGTTTTGTCGGGAGATCAGGAGGCAAAGTGAGGTTTTTATTGTTTTTCTCACCGCCTGCGATCAGGAAGTAGACATTGTAATGGGGTATGATATGGGGGCGGATGATTATATTAGCAAACCGTTTAGCCTGAGTGTGCTGGTCTTGAAAATCAATGCTGTTTTGAGAAGGGGCAAAGCACTAAAAGGACATGAGATGCTGGTATCAAAAGAGATCATATTATATCTCAGCACGATGAGGTTATTTAAAAACGAACAGGAGATATACCTGACCAAAACGGAGATGAAACTATTCCGGTATCTTACGCAAAACCCCCAACAAATCATTAGTAAAGAGCAGTTTCTCGATGAATTATGGGATATCGACGGTGATTTTATTAATGAGAACACCCTGCAAGTACACATCAGGAGACTGCGGGAGAAGATCGAAGCTAGCCCCTCAAAGCCACAATATATAAAAACTATCAGAGGGGCCGGATATATATGGGCTGAAAGATGTGTCTATCAATGA
- a CDS encoding MFS transporter translates to MHATRGHSTDALWTRDFVIIFFVNFFIFISFQMLLPTLPVYAKHLGGQETAMGMIVGVFTVSALLVRPFVGQILDSSGRRGPLLLGLAVFMLSVLAYNWAFSIIALLGFRFLHGFGWGIISTAAGTAATDLIPRRRLGEGMGYFGLTSTISMAIAPVIGLYILNRAGFPTLFYTSTVLSIIALALAVLIRYPRVENKSQSRRGIKSLIEPKAIRPSVSLLLAATTYGAVVSFIAIYAGQQGITNIGIFFTVYALALTVARPFSGILADRRGFDVVVLPGMVLIIAAMLVLSQAQQLWMFLLAGILYGVGFGGIMPSMQALAVKDVVPARRGTANSTFFSAFDLGIGLGAVMWGAVAQATSYAVMYQLSAIPGVLALISYLVLKDKAKKELVTSSDNRA, encoded by the coding sequence TTGCATGCCACCCGGGGACATTCAACCGATGCTTTATGGACAAGGGACTTTGTAATTATCTTTTTTGTTAATTTCTTTATCTTTATATCCTTCCAGATGCTTTTACCCACCTTACCCGTTTATGCCAAACATCTGGGCGGCCAGGAGACGGCAATGGGCATGATTGTAGGGGTTTTTACGGTTTCCGCCTTACTGGTACGCCCCTTTGTCGGGCAAATTTTAGACTCCAGCGGCAGGCGGGGCCCTTTATTACTGGGTCTGGCCGTTTTCATGTTATCGGTTCTAGCGTACAACTGGGCCTTTAGCATTATTGCCTTACTGGGTTTCAGGTTCCTGCATGGCTTCGGCTGGGGTATCATTAGCACCGCGGCGGGAACGGCGGCCACCGATTTAATCCCACGCAGAAGGTTGGGTGAGGGCATGGGATATTTTGGCCTCACCAGTACAATATCCATGGCCATAGCACCGGTGATCGGGCTTTATATACTTAACCGCGCAGGTTTCCCCACCCTGTTTTACACATCTACCGTTTTGTCCATTATAGCCTTGGCATTGGCTGTGCTCATCCGGTATCCCCGGGTGGAGAATAAAAGCCAGAGCAGGCGGGGAATCAAGTCTCTAATTGAACCAAAGGCCATTAGGCCCTCTGTATCGTTGCTATTAGCTGCCACCACCTATGGGGCGGTGGTTTCCTTTATAGCCATATACGCAGGCCAGCAGGGCATTACCAATATCGGCATCTTTTTTACCGTTTACGCACTGGCTCTTACGGTTGCCCGACCGTTTTCCGGGATTTTGGCCGACCGAAGGGGCTTTGATGTGGTGGTGCTGCCCGGGATGGTGCTGATTATCGCCGCGATGTTGGTTTTATCCCAGGCGCAGCAATTATGGATGTTTCTGCTGGCGGGCATCCTTTACGGTGTTGGATTTGGCGGCATAATGCCCAGCATGCAGGCTTTGGCTGTGAAGGATGTAGTTCCCGCACGGCGTGGCACGGCCAACAGCACCTTCTTTTCCGCCTTTGATTTAGGTATTGGGCTGGGGGCGGTAATGTGGGGAGCAGTTGCCCAGGCCACCAGCTACGCTGTTATGTATCAGCTGTCGGCTATACCGGGCGTGTTAGCGCTGATTTCCTATCTGGTACTTAAGGATAAAGCAAAAAAAGAGCTGGTGACCAGCTCCGATAACAGGGCGTAA
- a CDS encoding HAMP domain-containing sensor histidine kinase — protein sequence MIFRKDPLIKRLFLILIAGLILMGFLLIMNSLYFIKQLAGAAGIASGVNCQGFVVGNIAVVMLMISINITLFAGIGRCLVHKLDYLSMAVDQIMDGKHPVFVEEEGIFSRLESQFGQMSRRMELGFEELRKEKENLHALVTDISHQIKTPLSAIKVFNSLLLEEGLCPGEKEEFLSRTKEQIDKLEWLSEALVKISKMEVGMIRLKMQQADIKRTILAAVNEVYSRALERNIEIIIEDLQSISIYHDIKWTKEAVVNVLENAIKYSEDNGAVNISMERLETYIKIDIKDNGIGISPHEIGKVFNRFYRGAAQKVMGAEGSGIGLYLSRKIIEEQGGAIMAGSSGAGQGSRFTILLTL from the coding sequence ATGATATTTAGAAAAGATCCGCTTATAAAAAGGCTATTTCTTATTTTAATAGCCGGCCTTATTCTGATGGGTTTTTTGCTTATTATGAATAGCCTTTATTTCATAAAGCAGCTTGCCGGCGCTGCCGGAATTGCTTCCGGTGTCAATTGCCAGGGCTTTGTTGTGGGAAATATTGCGGTGGTGATGCTTATGATAAGCATCAATATTACGCTTTTTGCAGGAATAGGAAGATGCCTGGTTCATAAACTTGATTATCTGTCTATGGCTGTGGACCAGATCATGGATGGCAAACATCCCGTTTTTGTGGAAGAGGAAGGTATATTCTCCCGCCTTGAATCACAGTTTGGGCAGATGTCTAGAAGAATGGAACTGGGGTTTGAGGAGCTAAGGAAAGAAAAAGAAAACTTGCATGCCCTGGTTACCGATATCTCCCACCAAATTAAAACCCCCTTGTCTGCTATTAAGGTATTCAATTCTCTCTTGCTTGAGGAAGGACTTTGCCCCGGAGAAAAAGAGGAGTTCTTAAGCAGAACCAAGGAACAAATTGATAAATTGGAATGGCTGTCTGAAGCTCTTGTCAAAATATCTAAAATGGAAGTAGGAATGATCCGGCTTAAAATGCAGCAGGCGGATATAAAAAGGACAATTCTTGCCGCGGTGAATGAAGTTTATTCAAGGGCCTTAGAGAGAAATATAGAAATTATTATAGAAGATTTGCAGAGCATTTCCATATATCATGATATAAAGTGGACTAAAGAAGCGGTTGTAAATGTACTCGAAAATGCGATCAAATATAGTGAGGATAACGGTGCGGTAAACATATCCATGGAAAGACTCGAAACATATATAAAAATAGATATCAAAGATAACGGAATCGGCATTTCGCCCCATGAGATTGGCAAGGTTTTTAATCGGTTTTATCGAGGGGCGGCACAGAAGGTGATGGGGGCGGAAGGCTCTGGAATAGGCTTATACTTGAGTAGAAAGATTATCGAAGAGCAGGGCGGGGCTATTATGGCCGGCTCTTCCGGAGCGGGACAGGGAAGCCGGTTTACCATATTATTAACCTTATAA
- a CDS encoding FtsX-like permease family protein: MRTYIRIACRYIRQYPQRTIAMILSITLSVFLIVAIGSLNESAKNSQVVHCKNYGAQHVIYRELDQKQTEKVKAYRNAQRVAVAAFYGEWKSPNGLIVNLLATDDNILSMESTCLKAGKFPSQTDEIAIEGWVLDQLRLPHKLGQTLEISLGEKGEKRNYTLVGIVKDRLDEKSSGQLDAFVTLHKEILSERDGHLHALIEFKQKVKIKEEINKLSQEIGLDANSKEQNILPNNMLLSAMGQINTVDWDLVKISLLLMLVAGMVIFSVYSISVLRRVQDYGMMSAIGSSSRQILYIILWEIVIIYLIGVILGIASGAAFVQLFKGAATDIFIFDALDAFANVPLDIIVISDLSVKLAVLTALGSVLAAGIRVARMAARISPLEAINRSTQDEKIHFSEKDGWLERQLDITKKITIKNLKRNKKTAIFTIIAMSIGCCLFMVKSFTFELWEREQDLYYADIRPGLDDEFRLNVNNGVPMMVGYTRKQIAELKGRPEVKKLTATQMLYGRMRIADGRLNGEYGKNYIKAMEKRLSAFDKEVEDVIEGPADRMGFAFPGDSDRELVIRSTILGLSEAEWASFSKNLIPKEQLAGENSNRPLAIIHIPEVNKQGTFWSRSGKEKLKMEPILNMKVGDTIGITYPREGYEESLDNWNLIHQYEKYRGKYVDREFTVAGITKVLPEQDSYWLGAKDAPYIIIPGRVFQKITGIDSYRILSLDMKDGFSESDYKSLKEKVHQTAELVPGTGMADRVESNKESEKARNEYLLFYAAIAAVLIIIGGLSIYNNVNYNLISRLREHGILKAIGLTAGQFKGMLRFEGLLYGAMSALFSCAMALLIELGMFVYYAYFSRTLMREQFFIEWKSFLLVILINLCIGYLAALGPAGQINKLPITEAIRSTE; this comes from the coding sequence TTGCGAACCTATATCAGAATAGCCTGTCGCTACATAAGACAATATCCGCAAAGAACAATAGCGATGATTTTAAGTATTACCCTCAGTGTTTTTCTCATTGTGGCTATCGGCTCGTTGAATGAAAGCGCCAAAAACTCACAGGTTGTACACTGTAAAAACTACGGAGCCCAACATGTAATATACAGGGAACTTGATCAAAAGCAAACAGAAAAAGTTAAAGCGTATCGGAATGCGCAGCGAGTGGCTGTTGCAGCTTTTTATGGTGAATGGAAAAGTCCTAACGGATTAATCGTAAACTTACTGGCAACAGATGATAATATCTTATCCATGGAAAGCACTTGCCTCAAGGCAGGAAAATTTCCAAGCCAGACAGACGAAATTGCCATAGAAGGCTGGGTTTTGGATCAGTTAAGACTGCCGCATAAATTGGGGCAGACCCTGGAAATAAGCCTGGGGGAAAAGGGCGAAAAACGGAACTATACGTTGGTAGGAATTGTCAAAGATCGGCTGGACGAGAAATCGAGCGGCCAACTGGATGCTTTTGTGACCTTGCATAAAGAAATCTTGTCGGAAAGAGATGGGCACCTCCATGCCCTGATTGAATTTAAACAAAAAGTTAAAATAAAAGAAGAGATCAATAAACTTAGCCAAGAGATAGGTTTAGATGCCAATAGTAAAGAACAAAATATTTTACCCAATAATATGTTGCTGTCGGCTATGGGGCAGATCAATACGGTTGACTGGGATCTGGTCAAAATTTCCCTGCTGCTCATGCTGGTAGCGGGAATGGTGATCTTCAGCGTTTATAGCATTTCCGTCTTAAGGAGAGTTCAGGATTACGGGATGATGAGCGCCATCGGCTCAAGTTCCCGGCAGATTCTCTATATAATACTCTGGGAAATCGTCATTATCTATTTAATTGGAGTTATACTGGGTATAGCAAGCGGCGCTGCTTTTGTTCAGTTATTTAAAGGGGCTGCCACTGACATATTTATCTTTGATGCTCTGGATGCGTTCGCTAACGTGCCTCTTGACATTATTGTGATATCGGATCTGTCCGTCAAACTGGCTGTTTTAACCGCTCTGGGGTCAGTGCTTGCCGCCGGGATAAGGGTTGCCCGGATGGCTGCCCGTATATCTCCGCTCGAAGCCATAAACCGCAGCACCCAGGATGAAAAAATACACTTTAGTGAAAAGGATGGTTGGCTTGAAAGGCAGTTGGATATAACGAAAAAGATTACCATAAAGAATTTAAAGAGAAACAAGAAAACAGCCATTTTTACTATAATTGCCATGTCTATAGGGTGCTGCTTGTTTATGGTGAAGTCCTTCACGTTTGAACTCTGGGAACGTGAACAGGATTTGTACTATGCAGATATAAGGCCTGGTCTGGATGATGAATTCCGATTAAATGTTAATAACGGGGTACCAATGATGGTAGGATATACCCGGAAGCAGATTGCTGAGCTGAAAGGTCGGCCTGAGGTCAAGAAGTTAACAGCCACCCAGATGCTGTATGGGCGGATGAGAATTGCTGATGGCCGGTTAAATGGAGAGTATGGTAAAAACTACATCAAAGCTATGGAAAAAAGGTTATCTGCATTCGATAAAGAAGTTGAAGACGTGATAGAAGGCCCTGCTGACAGAATGGGATTCGCTTTCCCGGGTGATAGTGATCGTGAGCTGGTAATCAGGAGTACGATCCTGGGCTTGTCTGAGGCAGAGTGGGCTTCTTTCAGCAAAAATCTAATACCAAAAGAGCAGCTGGCAGGTGAAAATAGCAACAGGCCCCTGGCTATTATCCATATTCCCGAGGTAAATAAGCAGGGAACATTTTGGAGCCGATCCGGAAAAGAAAAACTGAAAATGGAACCGATTTTAAATATGAAAGTCGGGGATACCATTGGGATTACTTATCCCCGTGAGGGGTATGAAGAATCCCTGGATAATTGGAACCTCATCCATCAGTATGAAAAGTACCGGGGCAAATATGTCGACCGGGAATTCACGGTAGCCGGGATTACTAAAGTCCTGCCCGAGCAAGATTCTTATTGGTTGGGAGCAAAAGACGCACCTTATATAATAATACCGGGCCGGGTATTCCAGAAAATAACGGGGATAGATAGTTATCGTATCCTGAGTCTTGATATGAAGGATGGCTTTAGTGAGTCTGACTACAAAAGCCTGAAGGAAAAGGTTCATCAAACAGCGGAGCTGGTTCCCGGAACGGGAATGGCGGATAGAGTTGAAAGTAATAAGGAGAGTGAGAAGGCTCGAAATGAATATCTCCTGTTCTATGCCGCCATTGCGGCGGTGTTGATAATTATTGGCGGTCTAAGTATCTATAACAATGTTAATTATAATCTCATCTCTCGTCTGCGGGAGCATGGTATCCTTAAGGCTATCGGCCTGACCGCCGGTCAGTTTAAAGGGATGCTAAGATTTGAAGGCTTACTATATGGGGCGATGTCGGCGCTTTTCTCCTGCGCAATGGCATTATTGATTGAACTGGGTATGTTTGTGTATTATGCATATTTTTCTCGTACCCTGATGCGGGAGCAGTTCTTTATCGAATGGAAATCATTTTTGCTGGTAATCTTGATCAATTTATGCATAGGATATCTGGCGGCCCTGGGTCCGGCCGGACAGATTAATAAACTTCCGATCACCGAGGCAATCAGGAGTACTGAATAA
- a CDS encoding enoyl-CoA hydratase-related protein: MAYNILTEKKDALFIITINRPDTLNALNEETVGELEDAFNRGSADPGVRVIVITGQGDKAFVAGADINELQSLPSVKAAQDKSTRGIDIFFKIEHCDKPVLMAINGYALGGGCELAMAGDIRIASDKAKFGLPEINLGVIPGYGGTQRLPRLVGKGMAKMMVFSGMIIDAQLALQIGLVEKVVPADKLLEETISLANLLARKSPVALAMAKRSINDGLEVDLRRGCAVESANFAVACSTEDRKEGTGAFLEKRKPQFKGY, encoded by the coding sequence ATGGCCTACAATATTTTAACGGAAAAGAAAGATGCGCTATTTATAATTACCATAAACCGCCCCGACACTTTAAATGCACTGAATGAAGAAACTGTAGGTGAACTTGAAGATGCTTTTAACCGGGGCTCCGCCGATCCCGGGGTAAGGGTAATTGTAATTACCGGTCAGGGAGATAAAGCCTTTGTAGCCGGGGCGGATATAAATGAATTGCAAAGTCTGCCATCAGTTAAAGCCGCCCAGGACAAAAGCACCCGTGGAATAGATATTTTCTTTAAAATAGAGCACTGTGATAAACCTGTACTGATGGCCATAAACGGTTATGCACTGGGCGGGGGTTGCGAATTGGCTATGGCCGGTGACATAAGGATTGCTTCAGATAAGGCCAAGTTTGGCTTGCCTGAAATCAATCTGGGGGTTATCCCGGGTTATGGTGGCACCCAGCGCTTACCCCGGCTGGTCGGTAAAGGCATGGCCAAGATGATGGTTTTTTCCGGGATGATCATCGATGCACAATTGGCTTTGCAGATTGGATTAGTGGAAAAGGTGGTTCCCGCTGATAAGCTGCTGGAAGAAACCATTTCATTGGCGAACTTGCTGGCCCGGAAATCTCCGGTTGCTTTGGCTATGGCCAAAAGGAGTATTAACGATGGTCTGGAAGTAGACCTGAGACGTGGCTGTGCGGTAGAGAGTGCAAATTTTGCCGTGGCTTGCTCAACTGAAGATAGAAAAGAAGGGACCGGTGCCTTTTTGGAAAAAAGAAAACCGCAGTTCAAAGGTTATTAA
- a CDS encoding ABC transporter ATP-binding protein — protein MIILETKALKKIYGSGSNMVRAVNGVDLSVEEGEFLAIIGSSGSGKTTLLHMMGGLDRPSEGKIFIDNKEIYTMSDNHLAIFRRRKVGFVFQAYNLIPVLNVWENICLPMELDAKAVDRGFIADLMESLNIYDKRKALPNQLSGGQQQRVAIARALATRPSIILADEPTGNLDSKTSLEVVNLLKQSVKKYHQTLVMITHNETLARMADRIVRIEDGKLICQGGAACEPISE, from the coding sequence ATGATCATACTGGAAACTAAAGCCTTGAAAAAGATCTACGGAAGCGGCAGCAACATGGTAAGAGCTGTGAACGGGGTTGATTTATCAGTGGAAGAAGGCGAGTTTCTGGCCATTATCGGCAGCTCCGGTTCAGGCAAAACCACGCTATTACATATGATGGGCGGATTGGATCGACCTAGCGAAGGAAAAATTTTCATTGATAATAAAGAGATATATACCATGAGTGACAATCACTTGGCGATATTCAGGCGGCGCAAGGTTGGTTTTGTTTTTCAAGCATATAATCTCATCCCGGTGCTTAATGTCTGGGAAAATATCTGTTTACCCATGGAACTGGATGCCAAAGCGGTAGATAGGGGTTTTATAGCTGACCTGATGGAGAGTCTGAATATTTATGACAAGCGCAAAGCATTGCCAAATCAGCTTTCCGGTGGGCAGCAGCAGCGGGTGGCTATTGCCAGAGCCCTGGCGACCCGGCCATCCATTATTCTGGCCGACGAGCCTACCGGAAATCTTGATTCCAAAACCAGCCTGGAAGTGGTAAATCTATTAAAACAGTCGGTAAAAAAATACCATCAAACCCTGGTCATGATTACCCATAATGAAACTTTAGCCCGGATGGCTGATCGCATCGTAAGGATTGAGGATGGGAAACTTATTTGTCAGGGGGGAGCAGCTTGCGAACCTATATCAGAATAG
- a CDS encoding acyl-CoA dehydrogenase — translation MTMRLTEEQIMLRKMTRELAREKFAPRAAQIDQAGEFPWDNMKLLAEYGLLGINVPEEYGGAGSDTLSHVIAIEEVARVCASTSVILTTQALAIAPVFLAGTEEQKKKYLTPMASGQVLGALGLTEPGAGSDASRMTTTATRDGDYYILNGVKHFITNGGEAEIYTVAAMTDKSKGVKGIGTFFVEKGTPGFTFGKKESKMGIRGSTTRELIFENCRIPRENLLGREGEGFKIVMKSIDHTRTGVAAQALGIAQGALDAALEYSKQREQFGQPICEFQGIQFMLADMATQIEAARSLVYRAAVAIDDQSEELSKLSAMAKLYASDTAMQVTTDAVQIFGGYGYTTEYPVERYMRDAKITQIYEGTNQIQRIVIARNLIK, via the coding sequence ATGACAATGAGACTTACCGAAGAACAAATTATGTTGAGGAAAATGACCCGGGAACTGGCGCGGGAAAAATTTGCCCCCAGGGCGGCACAAATAGATCAGGCCGGGGAGTTCCCGTGGGATAATATGAAACTGTTGGCCGAATATGGGCTGTTGGGTATTAATGTACCCGAGGAATATGGCGGTGCCGGTTCAGATACTCTAAGCCATGTTATAGCCATAGAAGAAGTGGCCCGGGTCTGTGCTTCCACTTCAGTTATTCTAACTACACAGGCTCTGGCTATAGCTCCGGTATTTTTAGCCGGTACAGAAGAACAAAAGAAAAAATATCTTACTCCCATGGCCAGCGGCCAGGTTCTGGGCGCCCTGGGACTTACCGAGCCGGGGGCCGGGTCGGATGCCTCCCGCATGACTACAACAGCCACCAGAGATGGCGATTATTACATTCTCAACGGTGTAAAACACTTTATTACCAACGGGGGAGAAGCGGAAATCTACACCGTGGCGGCTATGACGGACAAGTCAAAGGGTGTGAAGGGGATCGGCACCTTTTTCGTTGAGAAGGGAACCCCGGGCTTCACTTTTGGCAAGAAAGAGAGCAAAATGGGTATCCGCGGCTCGACAACGAGGGAACTAATTTTCGAGAATTGCCGCATACCCCGGGAAAATCTCCTTGGCCGGGAAGGTGAGGGTTTTAAAATAGTAATGAAATCCATAGATCACACCCGTACCGGCGTGGCCGCTCAAGCACTGGGTATTGCCCAGGGGGCTTTGGACGCTGCCCTGGAGTATTCCAAACAAAGGGAACAATTTGGTCAACCAATTTGTGAATTCCAAGGTATTCAATTTATGCTTGCCGACATGGCCACTCAGATAGAAGCGGCCCGGTCATTGGTGTACCGGGCCGCCGTGGCTATTGATGATCAATCTGAAGAGCTAAGCAAACTTTCCGCCATGGCCAAACTGTATGCTTCCGATACGGCCATGCAAGTGACTACCGATGCGGTACAAATTTTCGGTGGATATGGATATACAACTGAATACCCGGTGGAACGTTACATGAGGGATGCCAAAATCACTCAAATCTATGAGGGTACCAACCAAATACAAAGAATTGTTATCGCCCGCAATCTAATTAAGTAA
- a CDS encoding MaoC family dehydratase, which translates to MGIPFEQIKIGDNASLSKTMSETDVYLYAGISGDFNPVHINKEAAAGSIFKERIAHGMLTAGLISAVIGCKLPGEGTIYLGQNLKFTAPVRIGDTVTAIVEVIGRKEDKRRLTLKTTCFNQLGEIVIEGEALVKCG; encoded by the coding sequence ATGGGTATACCTTTTGAACAAATAAAGATTGGTGATAATGCCTCTCTATCTAAAACAATGAGTGAGACTGATGTGTATTTATATGCCGGCATTAGCGGTGATTTTAACCCGGTGCATATAAATAAGGAAGCTGCCGCCGGTTCTATTTTCAAGGAACGGATAGCGCACGGTATGCTGACAGCGGGTCTGATATCTGCTGTTATTGGTTGCAAGCTGCCCGGAGAAGGGACCATATATCTCGGGCAAAACCTAAAATTTACCGCTCCTGTTAGAATAGGAGATACCGTCACCGCAATAGTCGAAGTAATTGGCAGAAAAGAGGATAAAAGGCGTCTAACTTTGAAAACTACTTGCTTTAACCAGCTGGGTGAAATTGTTATTGAGGGAGAGGCACTGGTAAAGTGCGGTTAA